A genomic segment from Cuculus canorus isolate bCucCan1 chromosome 20, bCucCan1.pri, whole genome shotgun sequence encodes:
- the RSKR gene encoding ribosomal protein S6 kinase-related protein — protein MGATSSGPEQPPAPGRPPQGRAVGSWVRALLSRAGPVPAAGSGLALAPRGPAEEPPLPGWPLPQLVSLFLPEFPLRPSALQQQLKILGFVAKGSFGTILKVLDCGREKVCAVKVVPKVEVLRRDTLKQCKEEVSIQRQVRHPFVHGLGDSWQGQRHLFIMCTYCSTGDLHALWRTAGRFAEATVRLFAAELVLVLVYLHDLGIVHRDVKMENILLDERGHLKLTDFGLSRHLQWGERAHTICGTLHYMAPEVLSGGPYSHAADWWSLGVLLFALASGEFPVAPAEDHVAMLERIQQSSYEIPAALSPALARLLAELLCHNPLRRLHYLHQFQSHPFFRGVTFDADLLQKDPVAVAVAPRPPEQPLPAPATFADFDYDLATLPGRPCPG, from the exons ATGGGAGCGACGAGCAGCGGCCCCGAGCAGCCCCCGGCCCCGGGGCGGCCCCCCCAG GGCCGCGCCGTGGGGTCGTGGGTTCGGGCGCTGCTGAGCCGCGCGGGGCCGGTACCGGCAGCGGGGTCGGGGCTCGCCCTGGCCCCGCGGGGACCCGCCGAGGAGCCGCCGCTGCCCGGGTGGCCGCTGCCGCAGCTCGTCTCGCTCTTCCTGCCGGAGTTCCCCCTTCGCCCCTCcgctctccagcagcagctcaag atcctgGGCTTCGTGGCCAAAGGCTCCTTCGGGACCATCCTCAAGGTGCTGGACTGCGGGCGGGAGAAGGTCTGCGCCGTGAAG gtGGTGCCCAAGGTGGAGGTGCTGCGCCGCGACACCCTCAAGCAGTGCAAGGAAGAAGTCAGCATCCAG AGACAGGTCAGGCACCCGTTTGTGCACGGGCTTGGGGACAGCTGGCAGGGCCAGCGCCACCTCTTCATCA TGTGCACCTACTGCAGCACCGGAGACCTGCACGCGCTCTGGCGCACCGCGGGGCGCTTCGCTGAGGCCACCGTCCGCCTCTTCGCCGCCGagctggtgctggtgctgg TGTATCTCCATGACCTGGGCATCGTGCACAGAGATGTGAAG ATGGAGAACATCCTCCTGGATGAGAGAG GACACCTCAAGCTCACCGACTTTGGCCTGTCCCGGCACCTGCAGTGGGGTGAGCGAGCCCACACCATCTGCGGCACCCTGCACTACATGG CCCCAGAGGTGCTGAGTGGGGGGCCCTACAGCCACGCAGCTGACTGGTGGTCCTTGGGAGTCCTGCTCTTCGCCTTGGCCAGCGGGGAG ttccctgtGGCACCGGCAGAAGACCATGTGGCCatgctggagcgcatccagcAGAGCAGCTACGAGATCCCAGCCGCCCTCAGCCCCGCGCTGGCCCGGCTGCTGGCTGAG CTGCTGTGCCACAACCCCCTGCGCCGCCTGCACTACCTCCACCAATTCCAGAGCCACCCCTTCTTCCGTGGGGTGACCTTCGACGCTGACTTGCTGCAGAAGGACCCGGTGGCCGTGGCGGTGGCCCCACGGCCCCCCGagcagcccctgccagcccctgcCACCTTCGCCGACTTCGACTACGACCTCGCCACCCTGCCGGGACGGCCCTGCCCTGGCTGA
- the SPAG5 gene encoding sperm-associated antigen 5, which yields MQAPRTPAAQKRPRRTPLQELQLQPSTERTSLTPLLRRLRLKDDDCATPVSCTRGPPSRITPLPCALGPLRNALLPPSSTASMPYTPGPPSDTISELPETPTPGNPTLKPGAPELPRNPTLGSDGLGLLSSTIPELPGTPALEHNTSESARGPTLVSSAPESPRDSSLVFSASESSRDPTLMLSAPETPSSTALAPLNSPVLESYSPEPPSSTVASPIVGPSTPEPPSSTVPSSIVGPSTPEHPSSTVPSPIMGPSTPEPPSSTVPSSIVGPSTPEPPSSTVPSSIVGPSTPESPSSTVPSPIVGPSSPKPPSSTVPSPIVGPSTPEPPRSTVPSPIVGPSSPKSPSSTVPSPIVGPSSPESPSSTMPALLCSSMPGLSTSEPPKIAVPAPLCSPIPEPSTLEPPSSTVLVPLCSSILGLSTPEPPGITTSALLCSSIPEPGIPKPPGITTPAPLCSPIPEASTLDPPSSTMAAPMCSSIMEPSTPESPSSTVPAPQCSLIPGSSTLEAAGIAVPVPLCSSILGPCPSEPRSSTVPTPPCSPVPGSSISEPSGMSTSAPLCSPVLGFRTPEAPGRTIPGPPDIIISVPGTPNSLGNTPFAPCTPGLPGTSSTPQEAPFHGWRAVPIDLSCSPVATEPSAGVGSVSPSPCQDTPEGTETPAPDPLEQRPPSSPPTRASRSEHAESEVAATPVPLPGVALGAVSWMLPLMWLEKSLNTSSLLDSLRHSLPLPMTSVTPVATAAAGTSVTPVATAAAGTSVTPVATAAAGTSVTPVATAAAGTSVTPVATAAAGTSVSPMATASAGTSVTPVATAAVGTSVTPVATASAGTSVTPVATMVTGTFMTPRDLREMSMNISSDGRPFAKDIAAETDSLLWHCPREQLKSLPRAELEARLESTLIIIEALSLQLRGWQESQRLLPGVGPAEQRDALTQTDITHPKGEEEIYHNLYLELRRKTEALQRQRGAEQDLQRELELAAAGTDAWSRQCLLFRGLVDAAFQSLQEEQGALDQEQAQAKALVSRCRAVLASVPGKLRSCLEERDAMRQRADEAHQAKEESDRFLEAFRVHASAQICARDQSLASQRELAVLLVDAINQQATLAAEAQPFREFIDVTFEKLEEERRALDAEREQVRALVSRCRNVLESVPGKLQSCLEERDAMRERADQVLQAKEKMSCQLEEASVALQDAESQLEQLTVANSRLSTDLSSLMTNLASVEQERDALQQENKQQCEEMARLVWERDSLQRECKGLCQELREATECREFLDQENRMCRTQLLEVEAKLKSTQATLQELSLQHEELMDSHQRLREEQAALSQELESTKAELQNLQLKRDKVSWCFSDIAESKMRLQELADCLRAALQEEDDDAPSRSRTWTPAPRTPGWRTPCWQTPRRVWTPACRTPASRTPYHAGSSFVGSVLKAVSRKDADDAVRVGSAFTKDKPVSAPKPTEPEEGLLESVKELRAVVSDLSMLSTRIQELEQSEFKALQTEISDLQLQLETVTTESQEKIDAQAANIAKLNKALRAKQENEKELQNVLKQQEEKMLQLIDKSGEVTRLKGEMSQLKRSLQRAETEAKVLWEEMRGQQPKVDAAYVQERVLLRQEVDKLRLLLLEKEDENLLLSDKYLEQVRELELRLCHAQKMLRTHEEMQEKMKEVLSAVPDVAVVCQEFPSLLRYLSLKPGTKEAAEPLQPVA from the exons ATGCAGGCCCCCCGCACCCCCGCC GCACAGAAGCGGCCCCGGCGCACccccctgcaggagctgcagctgcagcccagcaccgAGCGAACCAGCCTCACCCCACTGCTGCGCCGCCTGCGCCTCAAG GATGATGACTGCGCCACCCCAGTGTCCTGTACCCGGGGGCCTCCCAGCCGCATCACCCCACTGCCTTGTGCCCTGGGACCCCTCAGAAATGCTCTCCTCCCCCCCAGCAGCACCGCCTCAATGCCTTACACCCCAGGGCCCCCCAGTGACACCATCTCAGAGCTTCCTGAGACTCCTACCCCTGGGAATCCCACCCTAAAGCCTGGTGCTCCTGAGCTTCCCAGGAATCCAACGCTGGGGTCTGATGGCCTGGGGCTCCTCAGCAGCACCATCCCAGAGCTCCCTGGGACTCCTGCCCTGGAGCACAACACCTCAGAGTCTGCCAGGGGTCCAACCCTGGTGTCCAGTGCTCCAGAATCTCCCAGAGATTCCTCCCTGGTATTCAGTGCTTCAGAGTCCTCCAGGGATCCCACCCTCATGTTGAGTGCTCCAGAGACCCCCAGCAGCACCGCACTGGCCCCCCTGAACAGCCCTGTCCTAGAGTCCTACagcccagagccccccagcagcactgtggCAAGCCCCATCGTGGGGCCCagcaccccagagccccccagcaGCACTGTGCCAAGCTCCATCGTGGGGCCCAGCACCCCAGAGCACCCCAGCAGCACTGTGCCAAGCCCCATCATGGGGCCCagcaccccagagccccccagcaGCACCGTGCCAAGCTCCATCGTGGGGCCCagcaccccagagccccccagcaGCACTGTGCCAAGCTCCATCGTGGGGCCCAGCACCCCAGAGTCCCCCAGCAGCACCGTGCCAAGCCCCATTGTGGGGCCCAGCAGCCCAAAGCCCCCCAGCAGCACCGTGCCAAGCCCCATCGTGGGGCCCagcaccccagagccccccagaaGCACCGTGCCAAGCCCCATTGTGGGGCCCAGCAGCCCAAAGTCCCCCAGCAGCACTGTGCCAAGCCCCATCGTGGGGCCCAGCAGCCCAGAGTCCCCCAGCAGTACCATGCCAGCCCTCCTGTGTAGCTCCATGCCAGGACTCAGCACCTCAGAGCCCCCGAAAATCGCCGTGCCAGCTCCCCTGTGCAGCCCCATCCCAGAGCCCAGCActctagagccccccagcaGCACTGTGCTGGTCCCCCTGTGTAGCTCCATCTTGGGACTCAGCACCCCAGAGCCCCCTGGAATCACCACATCAGCCCTTCTGTGTAGCTCCATCCCAGAGCCTGGTATCCCAAAGCCCCCTGGAATCACCACACCAGCCCCCCTGTGTAGCCCCATCCCAGAGGCCAGCACGCTGGACCCCCCCAGCAGCACCATGGCAGCCCCAATGTGTAGCTCCATCATGGAGCCCAGCACCCCAGAATCCCCCAGCAGCACCGTGCCAGCCCCCCAGTGCAGCCTCATCCCAGGGTCCAGCACCCTGGAGGCTGCCGGAATTGCTGTGCCAGTCCCTTTGTGCAGCTCCATCCTGGGGCCCTGCCCTTCTGAACCCCGCAGCAGCACCGTGCCAACCCCGCCATGCAGCCCTGTCCCAGGGTCCAGCATCTCTGAGCCCTCTGGAATGTCCACATCAGCCCCCCTGTGCAGCCCTGTCCTGGGGTTCCGTACCCCAGAGGCCCCTGGCAGGACCATACCAGGGCCTCCTGACATCATCATTTCAGTGCCTGGCACCCCgaattccctgggcaacaccCCTTTtgccccctgcacccctggCCTCCCTGGCACCAGCTCCACCCCGCAGGAAGCTCCCTTCCATGGGTGGCGAGCAGTGCCCATCGACCTCTCCTGCAGCCCCGTGGCCACCGAGCCCTCAGCTGGAGTTGGGAGTGTGAGTCCCTCACCTTGTCAAGACACCCCTGAGGGGACCGAGACCCCAGCCCCTGACCCCCTAGAGCAGCgtccccccagctcccctccaACCAGGGCAAGCAGGTCAGAGCATGCAGAGTCAGAAGTGGCGGCCACCCCTGTCCCATTGCCTGGGGTGGCCCTGGGTGCCGTGTCCTGGATGTTGCCACTGATGTGGCTGGAGAAGAGCCTCAacacctcctccctgctggaTTCCCTGCGTCACAGCCTGCCCTTGCCTATGACCAGCGTCACCCCCGTGGCCACGGCGGCCGCGGGCACCAGCGTCACCCCCGTGGCCACGGCGGCCGCGGGCACCAGCGTCACCCCCGTGGCCACGGCGGCCGCGGGCACCAGCGTCACCCCCGTGGCCACGGCGGCCGCGGGCACCAGCGTCACCCCCGTGGCCACGGCGGCCGCGGGCACCAGCGTCAGCCCCATGGCCACAGCATCTGCAGGCACCAGCGTCACCCCCGTGGCCACGGCGGCCGTGGGCACCAGCGTCACTCCCGTGGCCACAGCATCTGCGGGTACCAGCGTCACCCCCGTGGCCACCATGGTCACTGGCACATTCATGACACCACGGGACCTGCGGGAGATGAGCATGAACATCTCCTCGGATGGCCGCCCCTTTGCCAAGGACATTGCTGCCGAAACGGACTCCCTGCTCTGGCA CTGTCCTCgggagcagctgaagtccctgccacgggcagagctggaggcacGGCTGGAGAGCACCCTCATCATCATCGAAGCGCTCTCGCTCCAGCTGCGCGGCTGGCAGGAGAGCCAGCGGCTGCTGCCCGGCGTGGGGCCGGCTGAGCAGAGGGATGCGCTCACGCAGACAGACATCACCCACCCCAAAGGG GAGGAAGAGATCTACCACAACCTCTACCTTGAGCTGCGGAGGAAAACAGAGGCTCTGCAGCGGCAGcgaggagcagagcaggacctgcagcgggagctggagctggctgCTGCGGGGACG GACGCCTGGAGCAGGCAGTGCCTCCTATTTCGGGGCCTCGTGGATGCTGCATTTCAGAGcttgcaggaggagcagggagccCTTGACCAGGAG CAGGCGCAGGCGAAGGCCTTGGTGTCACGGTGCCGGGCCGTGCTGGCGAGCGTGCCCGGCAAGCTAcggagctgcctggaggagcgGGATGCCATGAGGCAGCGAGCAGATGAAGCCCACCAAGCCAAGGAAGAG AGCGATCGCTTCCTGGAGGCCTTCCGTGTGCACGCCAGTGCCCAGATCTGTGCCCGTGACCAGAGCCTGGCCTCCCAGCGAGAGCTGGCCGTGCTACTGGTGGATGCCATCAACCAGCAG GCAACCCTGGCTGCTGAGGCTCAGCCCTTCAGGGAGTTCATAGATGTCACCTTTGAAaaactggaggaggaaaggagagccCTGGATGCAGAG AGGGAGCAGGTGAGGGCCCTGGTGTCGCGGTGCCGGAATGTCCTGGAGAGCGTGCCTGgcaagctgcagagctgcctggaggagcgGGATGCCATGAGGGAGCGAGCAGACCAAGTTCTTCAAGCCAAGGAGAAG ATGTCCTGCCAGCTGGAGGAGGCCTCGGTGGCCCTGCAGGATGCAGAGtctcagctggagcagctgacGGTAGCCAACTCACGCCTCAGCACAG ATCTGAGCTCTCTGATGACGAATCTGGCCAGTGTGGAGCAGGAGCGGGATGcgctgcagcaggaaaacaagcagcagtGTGAGGAGATGGCTCG GCTGGTGTGGGAGAGGGATTCCCTGCAGCGAGAGTGCAAAGGGCTGTGCCAGGAGCTGCGGGAGGCAACCGAGTGCCGAGAG TTCCTTGACCAGGAGAACCGTATGTGCCGCAcgcagctgctggaggtggaGGCCAAGCTCAAGTCCACGCAGGCCACCCTACAGGAGCTCAGCCTGCAGCACGAGGAGCTGATGGACTCCCACCAGCGCCTGCG GGAAGAGCAGGCTGCCCTcagccaggagctggagagcaCCAAGGCTGAGCTCCAGAATTTACAGCTCAAGAGGGACAAAGTCTCCTGGTGCTTTTCGGACATTGCTGAAAGCAAGATGCGGCTGCAAGAGCTTGCGGATTGTCTCAGGGCTGCTCTACAAGAGGAG GATGATGATGCCCCATCAAGAAGCAGAACCTGGACCCCAGCTCCGCGGACGCCAGGCTGGCGGACACCCTGCTGGCAGACACCTCGCCGTGTCTGGACCCCCGCCTGCCGCACACCGGCATCCCGCACCCCGTACCATGCTGGGAGCTCCTTTGTGGGCAGCGTCCTGAAAGCGGTGTCAAGGAAAG ATGCTGATGATGCTGTCAGAGTTGGGAGTGCATTTACCAAGGACAAACCTGTCTCTGCGCCAAAGCCAACAG AACCCGAGGAAGGTCTGCTGGAGAGCGTGAAGGAGCTGCGAGCTGTGGTCTCTGACCTCTCCATGCTGAGCACCCGCatccaggagctggagcagagcgAGTTCAAGGCGCTGCAGACAGAGAT ctctgacctgcagctccagctggagacTGTGACCACCGAGAGTCAGGAGAAGATTGATGCCCAGGCTGCCAACATCGCCAAGCTGAACAAGGCATTGAGGGCCAAGCAAGAG AATgagaaggagctgcagaatGTGTTGaaacagcaggaagagaagatgCTGCAACTCATCGACAAGAGTGGGGAAGTCACG aggctgaagggagagaTGTCCCAGCTGAAACGCTCACTGCAGCGTGCGGAGACAGAAGCCAAGGTGCTGTGGGAGGAAATGCGAGGGCAGCAGCCCAAGGTGGATGCTGCCTATGTTCAGGAGCGCGTCCTGCTGCGGCAGGAG GTGGACAAACTGCGGTTGCTGCTCCTAGAGAAAGAGGATGAGAATCTTCTGCTCTCTGATAAATACCTGGAGCAG GTCCGAGAGCTGGAGCTGAGGCTCTGTCACGCCCAGAAGATGCTGAGGACCCATGAGGAGATGCAGGAGAAGATGAAAGAG GTCCTGTCAGCGGTCCCTGACGTGGCAGTGGTCTGCCAGGAGTTCCCCAGCCTGCTGCGGTACTTGAGCCTGAAGCCGGGCACCAAGGAAGCTGCTGAGCCGCTGCAGCCTGTAGCATGA
- the ALDOC gene encoding fructose-bisphosphate aldolase C, with protein MTHQYPALTAEQKKELSDIALRIVAPGKGILAADESVGSMAKRLNQIGVENTEENRRLYRQILFSADSRVKKCIGGVIFFHETMYQKADDGTPFVQMIKDKGIVVGIKVDKGVVPLAGTDGETTTQGLDGLSERCAQYKKDGADFAKWRCVLKISDNTPSALAIMENANVLARYASICQQNGIVPIVEPEILPDGDHDLKRCQYVTEKVLAAVYKALSDHHVYLEGTLLKPNMVTPGHSCPTKYSPEEIAMATVTALRRTVPPAVPGVTFLSGGQSEEEASINLNAINTCPLMRPWALTFSYGRALQASALNAWRGQRDNADAATEEFVKRAEVNGLAALGKYEGSGDDSGAAGQSLYVANHAY; from the exons ATGACGCACCAATACCCCGCGCTGACGGCCGAGCAGAAGAAGGAGCTGTCGGATATCGCCCTCCGCATCGTGGCTCCGGGCAAGGGCATCTTGGCCGCCGATGAATCCGTAG GGAGCATGGCAAAGCGCCTCAACCAGATTGGGGTGGAGAACACGGAGGAGAACCGCCGGCTGTACCGCCAGATCCTCTTCAGCGCCGACAGCCGGGTGAAGAAATGCATCGGGGGTGTCATCTTCTTCCACGAGACCATGTACCAGAAGGCTGATGATGGCACTCCCTTCGTCCAGATGATCAAGGACAAGGGCATCGTCGTGGGCATCAAG GTGGACAAAGGTGTTGTGCCACTGGCTGGGACGGATGGCGAGACCACCACACAGG GTCTGGATGGGCTGTCGGAGCGCTGTGCCCAGTACAAGAAGGATGGGGCCGACTTTGCCAAGTGGCGCTGCGTGCTGAAGATCAGCGACAACACCCCATCTGCGCTTGCCATCATGGAGAACGCCAACGTCCTGGCCCGCTATGCCAGCATCTGCCAGCAG AACGGCATTGTGCCCATCGTGGAGCCGGAGATCCTGCCCGATGGTGACCATGACCTCAAGCGGTGCCAGTACGTGACGGAGAAG GTGCTGGCAGCTGTCTACAAGGCACTAAGTGACCACCACGTCTACCTGGAGGGGACCCTGCTGAAGCCCAACATGGTGACCCCTGGGCACTCCTGCCCCACCAAGTATAGCCCTGAGGAGATCGCCATGGCCACTGTCACCGCCCTGCGCCGCACCGTGCCCCCGGCCGTGCCAG GTGTCACCTTCCTGTCTGGGGGTCAGAGTGAGGAGGAGGCTTCCATCAACCTCAACGCCATCAACACGTGCCCGCTGATGCGGCCGTGGGCCCTCACCTTCTCTTACGGGCGGGCACTGCAGGCATCAGCACTCAACGCCTGGCGTGGGCAGAGGGACAACGCTGACGCCGCCACCGAGGAGTTTGTCAAGCGCGCAGAG GTGAACGGGCTGGCAGCACTGGGCAAGTACGAGGGCAGCGGGGACGACTCGGGGGCAGCCGGGCAGTCCCTCTACGTGGCCAACCACGCGTACTGA
- the PIGS gene encoding GPI transamidase component PIG-S, whose translation MAAMAAAAEAADEAERARGRRAALSFATIAVVLGLPLWWRTTETYRAALPYADINELGRLPFQLAVPVTVIFTPGSVPKDLPKPLPFRDVQEMEIPINLRTSITSRYEMFYRSTTAREEAVLAAATAREADAALHPLQDTSLGSLAVYVVPEASSLLPQGISVYVGKHRSALVRAGGSLAALRTRLWQLTQVMSFTTSSITTAFSDHVPDGQLGPGAGRHLKSSLGYEITFSLLNPDPKSHTVEWDIEDAVNRYVQPVLDKLSLVANFSVDSQILYYAVLGVTPRFDKESSSFLLSAHSLPHVINPVEARLGSSAASLYPVLNFLLYVPEHSHSPLYIQDKDGAPVSTNAFHSPRWGGIMIYNVEAPASPHTSFPLHINVDMVRVMEVFLGQLRLLFGLSREELPPEFLLESPGNEGLADWELDRLLWAHTVENLATVSTTLTSLAQLLDKIGNIVIKDDVASEVYRAVAAAQSAMAELATGHLHSAFEASKEAVTSSERAFFDPSLLHLLYFPDDQKFAIYIPLFLPMAVPILLSLAKIAREARQRKKEPTKMD comes from the exons ATGGCGgcgatggcggcggcggcggaggcgGCGGATGAAGCAG AGCGGGCACGAGGCCGCCGAGCTGCCCTGTCCTTCGCCACCATTGCTGTGGTGCTGGGGCTGCCGCTGTGGTGGAGGACAACCGAGACCTACCGCGCTGCGCTGCCTTACGCTGACATCAACGAGCTGGGCCGGCTGCCG TTCCAGCTGGCTGTCCCTGTCACCGTTATCTTCACGCCGGGATCGGTGCCTAAGGACCTGCCGAAGCCACTGCCGTTCAGGGATGTGCAGGAGATGGAGATTCCTATCAACT TGAGAACCAGCATCACGTCCCGCTACGAGATGTTCTATCGCAGCACCACAGCTCGGGAGGAGGCAGTTCTGGCTGCGGCTACTGCACGAG AGGCTGATGCTGCTCTGCATCCACTGCAGGACACCTCGCTGGGCTCTCTAGCAGTGTATGTGGTCCCTGaagcctcctctctcctccctcag GGCATCAGCGTCTATGTGGGGAAGCACCGCAGCGCCCTGGTAAGGGCTGGGGGGAGCCTGGCCGCCCTCCGCACCCGCCTCTGGCAGCTCACACAGGTGATGTCCTTCACGACCAGCTCCATCACCACTGCCTTCTCGGACCATGTGCCTGACGGCCAGCTTGGCCCTGGTGCCGGGCGGCACTTGAAATCCAGCCTGG GGTACGAGATCACCTTCAGCCTGCTGAACCCCGACCCCAAGTCTCACACCGTGGAGTGGGACATTGAGGATGCCGTGAACCGCTATGTGCAGCCTGTCCTGGACAAACTGAGCTTGGTGGCCAACTTCTCCGTTGACTCGCAG ATCCTATACTACGCCGTCCTTGGAGTGACGCCGCGCTTTGACAAGGAGTCCTCCAGCTTCCTGCTGAGCGCCCACAGCCTCCCGCACGTCATCAACCCTgtggaggccaggctgg gctccAGTGCTGCCTCGCTCTACCCTGTGCTGAACTTCCTGCTGTACGTGCCAGAGCATTCCCACTCTCCTCTCTACATCCAGGACAAGGATGGAGCCCCAGTGAGCACCAACGCCTTCCACAGCCCCCGCTGGGGTGGCATCATG ATTTACAACGTTGAAGCCCCTGCTTCCCCCCATACCTCCTTCCCACTGCACATCAACGTGGACATGGTGCGAGTGATGGAGGTTTTCCTGGGCCAGCTCCG gtTACTGTTTGGGTTGTCTCGGGAGGAGCTGCCCCCTGAGTTCCTGCTGGAGAGCCCAGGGAACGAAGGACTGGCTGACTGGGAGCTGGACCGCCTGCTCTGGGCCCACACTGTGGAGAACCTCGCCACTGTGTCCACCACCTTGACCTCGCTGGCCCAGCTGCTGGATAAGATCGGGAACATTGTCATCAAAGATGATGTTGCCTCTGAG GTCTATCGAGCAGTGGCCGCAGCCCAGAGCGCCATGGCTGAGCTGGCCACAGGCCACCTGCACTCAGCTTTTGAGGCCAGCAAGGAGGCAGTCACTTCCTCGGAGCGGGCCTTCTTTGacccatctctcctccatctcctctacTTTCCTGATGACCAGAAATTTGCCATCTACATCCCTCTCTTCCTGCCCATGGCTGTTCCCATTCTCCTCTCCTTGGCCAAGATCGCCCGGGAGGCCAGGCAGCGGAAGAAGGAGCCCACCAAGATGGACTGA